A single window of Lutzomyia longipalpis isolate SR_M1_2022 chromosome 1, ASM2433408v1 DNA harbors:
- the LOC129787781 gene encoding vasotab-TY2, with the protein MKFLLCLVLVGVAVAAVEANESVGCQTLCPLSYAPICATDDSGNTQTFPNECALQTENCLKKSTFQKTTDGPCP; encoded by the exons ATGAAGTTTCTTCTGTGTCTTGTCC TTGTTGGTGTTGCTGTAGCAGCTGTGGAGGCTAATGAGTCAGTGGGGTGCCAGACTTTGTGTCCACTAAGTTATGCACCAATCTGTGCCACCGATGACTCTGGAAATACCCAAACATTTCCCAATGAATGTGCTCTACAAACGGAGAATTGTCTCAAGAAATCAA cttttcagAAAACCACCGATGGACCGTGTCCATAG
- the LOC129787779 gene encoding protein Malvolio isoform X2, whose amino-acid sequence MSVNRGYEEDNQKEVDIIEPKRNQGNHSDSDPPDEGTLLSGIQTYFSDEKVLIPQIEKDGFSFRKLWAFTGPGFLMSIAYLDPGNIESDLQSGVVAQYRLLWVLLSATILGLVMQRLSARLGVVTGHHLAEMCYRQYKRAPRIVLWLMVETAIIGSDIQEVIGTAIAIYLLSNKVVPLWAGTLITILDTFTFLFLDKYGLRKLEFLFGLLISVMAFTFGYEYVVSAPPQDAVMKGMFIPWCEGCDSRTLLQAVGIVGAVIMPHNLYLHSALVKSRDVDRRKSSNVREANFYFFIEASIALFVSFIINVFVVAVFAHGLYGKTNNDVLETCQNSTVYSDIVSVFPSDNEHVEADLYKGGLFLGCTFGIAAMYIWAVGILAAGQSSTMTGTYAGQFVMEGFLNLQWARWKRVLVTRMIAIVPTFCVAFFSRIEDLTGMNDILNAVMALQLPFATIPTIAFTSNPNIMGEFVNGIGNKIVSILLSILVIAINIFFVIDQVNHSNLHSGWMVLIVLFGIAYICFNIYLVIHMAVNMGSERLAEMPFVQKYVTHTSNNLGFGPHRNTYARISPNWTSWDDIQEVTQLIGS is encoded by the exons ATGTCGGTCAATCGAGGGTACGAGGAGGACAATCAGAAGGAGGTGGATATCATTGAGCCGAAGAGGAATCAAGGAAACCACAGTGATTCAGACCCTCCGGACGAGGGTACTCTCCTATCCGGCATTCAGACGTACTTCTCCGATGAGAAAGTGCTCATCCCACAAATTGAGAAG GATGGTTTCAGCTTCCGGAAATTGTGGGCTTTCACGGGACCAGGATTTCTCATGTCAATAGCATATCTAGATCCAG ggaaCATTGAATCGGATTTGCAAAGCGGTGTTGTGGCTCAATACAGATTGCTGTGGGTTCTTCTAAGTGCCACGATTTTAGGTTTAGTGATGCAGCGGCTGTCGGCGAG GTTGGGTGTCGTCACGGGGCATCATTTGGCTGAAATGTGCTACAGACAATACAAGCGGGCGCCTAGGATAGTACTCTGGCTCATGGTGGAGACAG CAATTATTGGGAGTGATATTCAGGAGGTGATAGGGACGGCTATTGCCATTTATCTCTTGTCGAACAAAGT tgTTCCACTGTGGGCTGGAACTCTCATCACAATCCTGGATACATTTACATTTCTCTTCCTCGACAAGTATGGCCTGAGAAAATTGGAATTCCTCTTTGGGCTTCTAATCTCCGTCATGGCTTTTACATTTGGGTACGAG TACGTGGTATCAGCACCCCCACAAGATGCTGTTATGAAGGGAATGTTTATACCGTGGTGTGAAGGCTGTGACTCGCGGACGCTTCTTCAAGCTGTTGGAATTGTTGGGGCTGTTATCATGCCACACAATCTCTATCTCCATTCAGCACTAGTCAAg TCGAGGGATGTTGATAGGCGCAAATCATCAAATGTCCGTGAAGCGAATTTCTACTTTTTCATCGAAGCCTCTATTGCTCTGTTTGTCTCATTCATTATCAACGTATTTGTCGTGGCTGTTTTTGCACATGGTCTCTATGGGAAAACAAATAACGATGTG TTGGAAACGTGTCAAAATTCAACGGTCTACAGTGACATTGTGTCCGTCTTTCCGAGTGATAATGAACACGTGGAAGCAGATCTGTACAAGGGTGGCCTGTTCCTGGGATGTACCTTCGGTATTGCCGCCATGTACATCTGGGCCGTGGGTATTCTGGCTGCTGGTCAGAGTTCCACAATGACGGGCACGTACGCGGGGCAGTTTGTAATGGAGGGCTTCCTGAATCTACAATGGGCACGCTGGAAGCGAGTCTTGGTTACGCGAATGATTGCAATTGTCCCAACATTCTGTGTTGCCTTCTTCAGTCGCATTGAGGACTTAACGGGGATGAATGATATCCTCAATGCTGTGATGGCGCTGCAATTACCCTTCGCAACAATTCCCACCATTGCCTTTACATCCAATCCCAACATTATGGGGGAGTTTGTCAACGGAAT tGGCAACAAAATCGTTTCAATTCTGCTGAGTATTCTAGTCATTGCCATCAATATATTCTTCGTTATCGATCAAGTGAACCATTCCAATCTCCATTCTGGCTGGATGGTACTTATTG TTTTATTCGGGATTGCATATATCTGCTTCAATATCTACCTTGTTATTCACATGGCTGTTAATATGGGAAGTGAACGACTAGCAGAAATGCCG TTCGTTCAAAAGTACGTGACCCACACGAGCAATAATTTGGGCTTTGGACCCCATCGAAATACATATGCAAG GATAAGCCCCAACTGGACCTCGTGGGACGATATTCAGGAGGTCACGCAACTCATCGGAAGCTGA
- the LOC129787779 gene encoding protein Malvolio isoform X5, which translates to MSVNRGYEEDNQKEVDIIEPKRNQGNHSDSDPPDEGTLLSGIQTYFSDEKVLIPQIEKDGFSFRKLWAFTGPGFLMSIAYLDPGNIESDLQSGVVAQYRLLWVLLSATILGLVMQRLSARLGVVTGHHLAEMCYRQYKRAPRIVLWLMVETAIIGSDIQEVIGTAIAIYLLSNKVVPLWAGTLITILDTFTFLFLDKYGLRKLEFLFGLLISVMAFTFGYEYVVSAPPQDAVMKGMFIPWCEGCDSRTLLQAVGIVGAVIMPHNLYLHSALVKSRDVDRRKSSNVREANFYFFIEASIALFVSFIINVFVVAVFAHGLYGKTNNDVLETCQNSTVYSDIVSVFPSDNEHVEADLYKGGLFLGCTFGIAAMYIWAVGILAAGQSSTMTGTYAGQFVMEGFLNLQWARWKRVLVTRMIAIVPTFCVAFFSRIEDLTGMNDILNAVMALQLPFATIPTIAFTSNPNIMGEFVNGIGNKIVSILLSILVIAINIFFVIDQVNHSNLHSGWMVLIVLFGIAYICFNIYLVIHMAVNMGSERLAEMPFVQKYVTHTSNNLGFGPHRNTYAR; encoded by the exons ATGTCGGTCAATCGAGGGTACGAGGAGGACAATCAGAAGGAGGTGGATATCATTGAGCCGAAGAGGAATCAAGGAAACCACAGTGATTCAGACCCTCCGGACGAGGGTACTCTCCTATCCGGCATTCAGACGTACTTCTCCGATGAGAAAGTGCTCATCCCACAAATTGAGAAG GATGGTTTCAGCTTCCGGAAATTGTGGGCTTTCACGGGACCAGGATTTCTCATGTCAATAGCATATCTAGATCCAG ggaaCATTGAATCGGATTTGCAAAGCGGTGTTGTGGCTCAATACAGATTGCTGTGGGTTCTTCTAAGTGCCACGATTTTAGGTTTAGTGATGCAGCGGCTGTCGGCGAG GTTGGGTGTCGTCACGGGGCATCATTTGGCTGAAATGTGCTACAGACAATACAAGCGGGCGCCTAGGATAGTACTCTGGCTCATGGTGGAGACAG CAATTATTGGGAGTGATATTCAGGAGGTGATAGGGACGGCTATTGCCATTTATCTCTTGTCGAACAAAGT tgTTCCACTGTGGGCTGGAACTCTCATCACAATCCTGGATACATTTACATTTCTCTTCCTCGACAAGTATGGCCTGAGAAAATTGGAATTCCTCTTTGGGCTTCTAATCTCCGTCATGGCTTTTACATTTGGGTACGAG TACGTGGTATCAGCACCCCCACAAGATGCTGTTATGAAGGGAATGTTTATACCGTGGTGTGAAGGCTGTGACTCGCGGACGCTTCTTCAAGCTGTTGGAATTGTTGGGGCTGTTATCATGCCACACAATCTCTATCTCCATTCAGCACTAGTCAAg TCGAGGGATGTTGATAGGCGCAAATCATCAAATGTCCGTGAAGCGAATTTCTACTTTTTCATCGAAGCCTCTATTGCTCTGTTTGTCTCATTCATTATCAACGTATTTGTCGTGGCTGTTTTTGCACATGGTCTCTATGGGAAAACAAATAACGATGTG TTGGAAACGTGTCAAAATTCAACGGTCTACAGTGACATTGTGTCCGTCTTTCCGAGTGATAATGAACACGTGGAAGCAGATCTGTACAAGGGTGGCCTGTTCCTGGGATGTACCTTCGGTATTGCCGCCATGTACATCTGGGCCGTGGGTATTCTGGCTGCTGGTCAGAGTTCCACAATGACGGGCACGTACGCGGGGCAGTTTGTAATGGAGGGCTTCCTGAATCTACAATGGGCACGCTGGAAGCGAGTCTTGGTTACGCGAATGATTGCAATTGTCCCAACATTCTGTGTTGCCTTCTTCAGTCGCATTGAGGACTTAACGGGGATGAATGATATCCTCAATGCTGTGATGGCGCTGCAATTACCCTTCGCAACAATTCCCACCATTGCCTTTACATCCAATCCCAACATTATGGGGGAGTTTGTCAACGGAAT tGGCAACAAAATCGTTTCAATTCTGCTGAGTATTCTAGTCATTGCCATCAATATATTCTTCGTTATCGATCAAGTGAACCATTCCAATCTCCATTCTGGCTGGATGGTACTTATTG TTTTATTCGGGATTGCATATATCTGCTTCAATATCTACCTTGTTATTCACATGGCTGTTAATATGGGAAGTGAACGACTAGCAGAAATGCCG TTCGTTCAAAAGTACGTGACCCACACGAGCAATAATTTGGGCTTTGGACCCCATCGAAATACATATGCAAG ATGA
- the LOC129787780 gene encoding hornerin-like, protein MKRISCTILLLVTLTCTSLASTETNYNKKMYMKRSSMDQDTSASGYIYSKYGSNPAQFVYLDSDAVAAHFSADGPSHLPIVQAGDQFGTHSYVVTHTGHHGGHSGGFGGAGHHQGHQGGQFVPSSEATVANLYYNQYHPSPSYTLESESSPPHLESYVHVEPSPQLESYIQSSGGGGGGDSHYDGDVDSGDFDTTGGHFSESYSDGDDHHHHDHHYSDGDGSEYGEEYHKKHGSEGKKGHDSETKFEKGSKGHYSKEDHSGHYDEDGGHKKSYYDEGDEYGQHHEGAHASKGGKYGEKKHHKKGSKTTGYHNVFHKDEYKKDHTFYDDADHNGNFKKYGSAHDQHHKGASKYNKGGHYDSAHHEAQKDKKGHFDKGYHDIDDKGYNNKHDHEHHHHDGEEYYKKHGSDGDKHHGFKESHYH, encoded by the coding sequence ATGAAGCGGATATCTTGCACAATTCTCCTCCTTGTCACACTCACGTGCACGTCGCTTGCAAGCACGGAGACCAACTACAACAAGAAGATGTACATGAAACGTTCGTCAATGGATCAGGATACAAGTGCCAGTGGATATATTTACAGCAAATACGGATCGAATCCTGCGCAATTTGTCTACCTGGATTCGGATGCTGTTGCAGCGCATTTCAGTGCTGATGGTCCATCCCATTTGCCCATTGTTCAGGCAGGTGATCAATTTGGGACACATTCGTACGTTGTCACGCACACAGGACACCATGGAGGACATAGTGGTGGATTTGGTGGTGCAGGACATCATCAGGGGCACCAGGGAGGGCAGTTTGTACCAAGCTCTGAGGCAACAGTTGCCAATTTGTACTACAACCAGTACCACCCTTCACCATCTTATACGTTGGAATCCGAATCGAGTCCTCCGCATTTGGAGAGCTACGTTCATGTTGAGCCAAGTCCTCAGCTTGAATCCTACATCCAGTCTAGCGgtggtgggggtggtggtgattCCCACTACGACGGAGATGTGGACAGTGGAGATTTTGACACAACTGGTGGGCATTTCAGTGAAAGCTACAGCGATGGGGatgatcatcatcatcatgatCATCACTACTCCGATGGGGATGGATCAGAATACGGTGAGGAGTACCACAAGAAGCACGGATCCGAAGGGAAGAAGGGTCACGACAGTGAGACAAAATTCGAGAAGGGATCAAAGGGACACTACAGCAAGGAAGATCATTCAGGGCACTACGATGAAGATGGTGGACACAAGAAATCCTACTACGATGAAGGGGATGAGTACGGGCAACACCATGAGGGTGCTCATGCGTCCAAGGGTGGGAAGTACGGAGAGAAGAAGCATCACAAGAAGGGCTCCAAGACAACAGGCTACCACAATGTCTTCCACAAGGATGAATACAAGAAGGATCACACATTCTACGATGATGCCGATCACAATGGGAACTTCAAGAAGTACGGCTCAGCTCATGATCAACATCACAAAGGGGCCAGCAAGTACAACAAAGGTGGGCACTACGATTCCGCCCATCATGAGGCACAGAAGGACAAGAAGGGACATTTCGACAAAGGATACCACGATATTGATGACAAAGGCTACAACAACAAGCACGATCATGAGCATCATCATCACGATGGGGAGGAATACTACAAGAAACACGGAAGCGATGGAGACAAGCATCATGGCTTCAAGGAGAGCCACTACCACTAA
- the LOC129787779 gene encoding protein Malvolio isoform X3: MSVNRGYEEDNQKEVDIIEPKRNQGNHSDSDPPDEGTLLSGIQTYFSDEKVLIPQIEKDGFSFRKLWAFTGPGFLMSIAYLDPGNIESDLQSGVVAQYRLLWVLLSATILGLVMQRLSARLGVVTGHHLAEMCYRQYKRAPRIVLWLMVETAIIGSDIQEVIGTAIAIYLLSNKVVPLWAGTLITILDTFTFLFLDKYGLRKLEFLFGLLISVMAFTFGYEYVVSAPPQDAVMKGMFIPWCEGCDSRTLLQAVGIVGAVIMPHNLYLHSALVKSRDVDRRKSSNVREANFYFFIEASIALFVSFIINVFVVAVFAHGLYGKTNNDVLETCQNSTVYSDIVSVFPSDNEHVEADLYKGGLFLGCTFGIAAMYIWAVGILAAGQSSTMTGTYAGQFVMEGFLNLQWARWKRVLVTRMIAIVPTFCVAFFSRIEDLTGMNDILNAVMALQLPFATIPTIAFTSNPNIMGEFVNGIGNKIVSILLSILVIAINIFFVIDQVNHSNLHSGWMVLIVLFGIAYICFNIYLVIHMAVNMGSERLAEMPFVQKYVTHTSNNLGFGPHRNTYASLRSYPSYGLNQIYHAA; encoded by the exons ATGTCGGTCAATCGAGGGTACGAGGAGGACAATCAGAAGGAGGTGGATATCATTGAGCCGAAGAGGAATCAAGGAAACCACAGTGATTCAGACCCTCCGGACGAGGGTACTCTCCTATCCGGCATTCAGACGTACTTCTCCGATGAGAAAGTGCTCATCCCACAAATTGAGAAG GATGGTTTCAGCTTCCGGAAATTGTGGGCTTTCACGGGACCAGGATTTCTCATGTCAATAGCATATCTAGATCCAG ggaaCATTGAATCGGATTTGCAAAGCGGTGTTGTGGCTCAATACAGATTGCTGTGGGTTCTTCTAAGTGCCACGATTTTAGGTTTAGTGATGCAGCGGCTGTCGGCGAG GTTGGGTGTCGTCACGGGGCATCATTTGGCTGAAATGTGCTACAGACAATACAAGCGGGCGCCTAGGATAGTACTCTGGCTCATGGTGGAGACAG CAATTATTGGGAGTGATATTCAGGAGGTGATAGGGACGGCTATTGCCATTTATCTCTTGTCGAACAAAGT tgTTCCACTGTGGGCTGGAACTCTCATCACAATCCTGGATACATTTACATTTCTCTTCCTCGACAAGTATGGCCTGAGAAAATTGGAATTCCTCTTTGGGCTTCTAATCTCCGTCATGGCTTTTACATTTGGGTACGAG TACGTGGTATCAGCACCCCCACAAGATGCTGTTATGAAGGGAATGTTTATACCGTGGTGTGAAGGCTGTGACTCGCGGACGCTTCTTCAAGCTGTTGGAATTGTTGGGGCTGTTATCATGCCACACAATCTCTATCTCCATTCAGCACTAGTCAAg TCGAGGGATGTTGATAGGCGCAAATCATCAAATGTCCGTGAAGCGAATTTCTACTTTTTCATCGAAGCCTCTATTGCTCTGTTTGTCTCATTCATTATCAACGTATTTGTCGTGGCTGTTTTTGCACATGGTCTCTATGGGAAAACAAATAACGATGTG TTGGAAACGTGTCAAAATTCAACGGTCTACAGTGACATTGTGTCCGTCTTTCCGAGTGATAATGAACACGTGGAAGCAGATCTGTACAAGGGTGGCCTGTTCCTGGGATGTACCTTCGGTATTGCCGCCATGTACATCTGGGCCGTGGGTATTCTGGCTGCTGGTCAGAGTTCCACAATGACGGGCACGTACGCGGGGCAGTTTGTAATGGAGGGCTTCCTGAATCTACAATGGGCACGCTGGAAGCGAGTCTTGGTTACGCGAATGATTGCAATTGTCCCAACATTCTGTGTTGCCTTCTTCAGTCGCATTGAGGACTTAACGGGGATGAATGATATCCTCAATGCTGTGATGGCGCTGCAATTACCCTTCGCAACAATTCCCACCATTGCCTTTACATCCAATCCCAACATTATGGGGGAGTTTGTCAACGGAAT tGGCAACAAAATCGTTTCAATTCTGCTGAGTATTCTAGTCATTGCCATCAATATATTCTTCGTTATCGATCAAGTGAACCATTCCAATCTCCATTCTGGCTGGATGGTACTTATTG TTTTATTCGGGATTGCATATATCTGCTTCAATATCTACCTTGTTATTCACATGGCTGTTAATATGGGAAGTGAACGACTAGCAGAAATGCCG TTCGTTCAAAAGTACGTGACCCACACGAGCAATAATTTGGGCTTTGGACCCCATCGAAATACATATGCAAG TTTGCGTAGCTATCCATCGTATGGTTTGAATCAAATTTACCACGCTGCGTGA
- the LOC129787779 gene encoding protein Malvolio isoform X1, translating into MSVNRGYEEDNQKEVDIIEPKRNQGNHSDSDPPDEGTLLSGIQTYFSDEKVLIPQIEKDGFSFRKLWAFTGPGFLMSIAYLDPGNIESDLQSGVVAQYRLLWVLLSATILGLVMQRLSARLGVVTGHHLAEMCYRQYKRAPRIVLWLMVETAIIGSDIQEVIGTAIAIYLLSNKVVPLWAGTLITILDTFTFLFLDKYGLRKLEFLFGLLISVMAFTFGYEYVVSAPPQDAVMKGMFIPWCEGCDSRTLLQAVGIVGAVIMPHNLYLHSALVKSRDVDRRKSSNVREANFYFFIEASIALFVSFIINVFVVAVFAHGLYGKTNNDVLETCQNSTVYSDIVSVFPSDNEHVEADLYKGGLFLGCTFGIAAMYIWAVGILAAGQSSTMTGTYAGQFVMEGFLNLQWARWKRVLVTRMIAIVPTFCVAFFSRIEDLTGMNDILNAVMALQLPFATIPTIAFTSNPNIMGEFVNGIGNKIVSILLSILVIAINIFFVIDQVNHSNLHSGWMVLIVLFGIAYICFNIYLVIHMAVNMGSERLAEMPFVQKYVTHTSNNLGFGPHRNTYASIFSIYDIGMYRRTQNTTQPSH; encoded by the exons ATGTCGGTCAATCGAGGGTACGAGGAGGACAATCAGAAGGAGGTGGATATCATTGAGCCGAAGAGGAATCAAGGAAACCACAGTGATTCAGACCCTCCGGACGAGGGTACTCTCCTATCCGGCATTCAGACGTACTTCTCCGATGAGAAAGTGCTCATCCCACAAATTGAGAAG GATGGTTTCAGCTTCCGGAAATTGTGGGCTTTCACGGGACCAGGATTTCTCATGTCAATAGCATATCTAGATCCAG ggaaCATTGAATCGGATTTGCAAAGCGGTGTTGTGGCTCAATACAGATTGCTGTGGGTTCTTCTAAGTGCCACGATTTTAGGTTTAGTGATGCAGCGGCTGTCGGCGAG GTTGGGTGTCGTCACGGGGCATCATTTGGCTGAAATGTGCTACAGACAATACAAGCGGGCGCCTAGGATAGTACTCTGGCTCATGGTGGAGACAG CAATTATTGGGAGTGATATTCAGGAGGTGATAGGGACGGCTATTGCCATTTATCTCTTGTCGAACAAAGT tgTTCCACTGTGGGCTGGAACTCTCATCACAATCCTGGATACATTTACATTTCTCTTCCTCGACAAGTATGGCCTGAGAAAATTGGAATTCCTCTTTGGGCTTCTAATCTCCGTCATGGCTTTTACATTTGGGTACGAG TACGTGGTATCAGCACCCCCACAAGATGCTGTTATGAAGGGAATGTTTATACCGTGGTGTGAAGGCTGTGACTCGCGGACGCTTCTTCAAGCTGTTGGAATTGTTGGGGCTGTTATCATGCCACACAATCTCTATCTCCATTCAGCACTAGTCAAg TCGAGGGATGTTGATAGGCGCAAATCATCAAATGTCCGTGAAGCGAATTTCTACTTTTTCATCGAAGCCTCTATTGCTCTGTTTGTCTCATTCATTATCAACGTATTTGTCGTGGCTGTTTTTGCACATGGTCTCTATGGGAAAACAAATAACGATGTG TTGGAAACGTGTCAAAATTCAACGGTCTACAGTGACATTGTGTCCGTCTTTCCGAGTGATAATGAACACGTGGAAGCAGATCTGTACAAGGGTGGCCTGTTCCTGGGATGTACCTTCGGTATTGCCGCCATGTACATCTGGGCCGTGGGTATTCTGGCTGCTGGTCAGAGTTCCACAATGACGGGCACGTACGCGGGGCAGTTTGTAATGGAGGGCTTCCTGAATCTACAATGGGCACGCTGGAAGCGAGTCTTGGTTACGCGAATGATTGCAATTGTCCCAACATTCTGTGTTGCCTTCTTCAGTCGCATTGAGGACTTAACGGGGATGAATGATATCCTCAATGCTGTGATGGCGCTGCAATTACCCTTCGCAACAATTCCCACCATTGCCTTTACATCCAATCCCAACATTATGGGGGAGTTTGTCAACGGAAT tGGCAACAAAATCGTTTCAATTCTGCTGAGTATTCTAGTCATTGCCATCAATATATTCTTCGTTATCGATCAAGTGAACCATTCCAATCTCCATTCTGGCTGGATGGTACTTATTG TTTTATTCGGGATTGCATATATCTGCTTCAATATCTACCTTGTTATTCACATGGCTGTTAATATGGGAAGTGAACGACTAGCAGAAATGCCG TTCGTTCAAAAGTACGTGACCCACACGAGCAATAATTTGGGCTTTGGACCCCATCGAAATACATATGCAAG TATATTCTCCATTTACGACATTGGAATGTATCGAAGAACACAAAATACTACGCAGCCATCTCATTGA
- the LOC129787779 gene encoding protein Malvolio isoform X4, translated as MSVNRGYEEDNQKEVDIIEPKRNQGNHSDSDPPDEGTLLSGIQTYFSDEKVLIPQIEKDGFSFRKLWAFTGPGFLMSIAYLDPGNIESDLQSGVVAQYRLLWVLLSATILGLVMQRLSARLGVVTGHHLAEMCYRQYKRAPRIVLWLMVETAIIGSDIQEVIGTAIAIYLLSNKVVPLWAGTLITILDTFTFLFLDKYGLRKLEFLFGLLISVMAFTFGYEYVVSAPPQDAVMKGMFIPWCEGCDSRTLLQAVGIVGAVIMPHNLYLHSALVKSRDVDRRKSSNVREANFYFFIEASIALFVSFIINVFVVAVFAHGLYGKTNNDVLETCQNSTVYSDIVSVFPSDNEHVEADLYKGGLFLGCTFGIAAMYIWAVGILAAGQSSTMTGTYAGQFVMEGFLNLQWARWKRVLVTRMIAIVPTFCVAFFSRIEDLTGMNDILNAVMALQLPFATIPTIAFTSNPNIMGEFVNGIGNKIVSILLSILVIAINIFFVIDQVNHSNLHSGWMVLIVLFGIAYICFNIYLVIHMAVNMGSERLAEMPFVQKYVTHTSNNLGFGPHRNTYASTTAIISDGRY; from the exons ATGTCGGTCAATCGAGGGTACGAGGAGGACAATCAGAAGGAGGTGGATATCATTGAGCCGAAGAGGAATCAAGGAAACCACAGTGATTCAGACCCTCCGGACGAGGGTACTCTCCTATCCGGCATTCAGACGTACTTCTCCGATGAGAAAGTGCTCATCCCACAAATTGAGAAG GATGGTTTCAGCTTCCGGAAATTGTGGGCTTTCACGGGACCAGGATTTCTCATGTCAATAGCATATCTAGATCCAG ggaaCATTGAATCGGATTTGCAAAGCGGTGTTGTGGCTCAATACAGATTGCTGTGGGTTCTTCTAAGTGCCACGATTTTAGGTTTAGTGATGCAGCGGCTGTCGGCGAG GTTGGGTGTCGTCACGGGGCATCATTTGGCTGAAATGTGCTACAGACAATACAAGCGGGCGCCTAGGATAGTACTCTGGCTCATGGTGGAGACAG CAATTATTGGGAGTGATATTCAGGAGGTGATAGGGACGGCTATTGCCATTTATCTCTTGTCGAACAAAGT tgTTCCACTGTGGGCTGGAACTCTCATCACAATCCTGGATACATTTACATTTCTCTTCCTCGACAAGTATGGCCTGAGAAAATTGGAATTCCTCTTTGGGCTTCTAATCTCCGTCATGGCTTTTACATTTGGGTACGAG TACGTGGTATCAGCACCCCCACAAGATGCTGTTATGAAGGGAATGTTTATACCGTGGTGTGAAGGCTGTGACTCGCGGACGCTTCTTCAAGCTGTTGGAATTGTTGGGGCTGTTATCATGCCACACAATCTCTATCTCCATTCAGCACTAGTCAAg TCGAGGGATGTTGATAGGCGCAAATCATCAAATGTCCGTGAAGCGAATTTCTACTTTTTCATCGAAGCCTCTATTGCTCTGTTTGTCTCATTCATTATCAACGTATTTGTCGTGGCTGTTTTTGCACATGGTCTCTATGGGAAAACAAATAACGATGTG TTGGAAACGTGTCAAAATTCAACGGTCTACAGTGACATTGTGTCCGTCTTTCCGAGTGATAATGAACACGTGGAAGCAGATCTGTACAAGGGTGGCCTGTTCCTGGGATGTACCTTCGGTATTGCCGCCATGTACATCTGGGCCGTGGGTATTCTGGCTGCTGGTCAGAGTTCCACAATGACGGGCACGTACGCGGGGCAGTTTGTAATGGAGGGCTTCCTGAATCTACAATGGGCACGCTGGAAGCGAGTCTTGGTTACGCGAATGATTGCAATTGTCCCAACATTCTGTGTTGCCTTCTTCAGTCGCATTGAGGACTTAACGGGGATGAATGATATCCTCAATGCTGTGATGGCGCTGCAATTACCCTTCGCAACAATTCCCACCATTGCCTTTACATCCAATCCCAACATTATGGGGGAGTTTGTCAACGGAAT tGGCAACAAAATCGTTTCAATTCTGCTGAGTATTCTAGTCATTGCCATCAATATATTCTTCGTTATCGATCAAGTGAACCATTCCAATCTCCATTCTGGCTGGATGGTACTTATTG TTTTATTCGGGATTGCATATATCTGCTTCAATATCTACCTTGTTATTCACATGGCTGTTAATATGGGAAGTGAACGACTAGCAGAAATGCCG TTCGTTCAAAAGTACGTGACCCACACGAGCAATAATTTGGGCTTTGGACCCCATCGAAATACATATGCAAG TACAACAGCAATCATATCTGATGGAAGATATTGA